The following are from one region of the Natronosporangium hydrolyticum genome:
- a CDS encoding nuclear transport factor 2 family protein, whose protein sequence is MSAPTFDSMTTAMDDLRRLAVASLLDRYLVTLDTEQLDDQWARSLFAPDAVVTFPVGRHEGIGGLAGFHRTALGKFHRTQHMGSPAVVDLAGNRAFLRANLMSTQVKHDMSIFVTGTLARGEAQLTVAGWRLALLTIELVWMTGEPPISRD, encoded by the coding sequence GTGTCCGCACCCACGTTCGACTCGATGACGACCGCTATGGACGACCTTCGGCGGCTGGCTGTCGCCAGCCTGCTTGACCGCTATCTGGTTACCTTGGACACCGAGCAGCTCGATGACCAGTGGGCACGGTCGTTGTTCGCCCCCGACGCGGTGGTGACCTTCCCGGTGGGTCGGCACGAGGGTATCGGTGGCCTAGCGGGCTTCCACCGGACTGCCCTCGGGAAGTTCCACCGGACCCAACATATGGGCTCACCAGCGGTCGTCGACCTGGCTGGCAACCGTGCCTTCCTGCGGGCGAACCTGATGTCGACGCAGGTCAAGCATGATATGTCAATATTCGTCACCGGTACGCTGGCGCGGGGCGAGGCCCAACTGACCGTGGCCGGGTGGCGGCTCGCGCTGTTGACGATCGAGCTCGTGTGGATGACCGGCGAGCCGCCGATCTCCAGAGATTAG
- a CDS encoding ketosynthase chain-length factor, which produces MSAAVVVTGLGVVAPNGVGAGDYWAATRSGTSGIGRLNRFSPTQYQARLAGEVHGFEAPEHLPSRLLPQTDRMTQLALAAADWALADAAISPTEQPSFDMGVITASFSGGFAFGQNELESLWRRGSQYVSAYQSFAWFYAVNSGQISIRNGMKGPSGVVVSDEAGGLDAVAQGRRQVRKGTQVVLTGAVDATICPWGWVALQTSGRLSTSDDPARAYRPFDRDSSGHVPGEGGALLVLEPSESAKRRGTKVYGAIAGYAATFDPPPTSAREPGLRRAIELALDDANVEATDVDAVFADAAGEPYLDQVEAAALRAVFGPHGVPVTAPKTMTGRLYSGGAPLDLVTALLALDEELIPPTVNVAPSPEYELDLVVAARTTPLRTLLILARGYGGFNSAMVVSRHP; this is translated from the coding sequence ATGAGCGCCGCGGTCGTAGTGACAGGTCTGGGGGTGGTCGCCCCCAACGGCGTCGGCGCCGGCGATTACTGGGCCGCCACCCGCAGCGGAACGAGCGGGATCGGCCGACTCAACCGCTTCTCTCCCACCCAGTATCAAGCACGGCTCGCCGGCGAGGTCCATGGGTTCGAGGCACCGGAGCACCTTCCGAGTCGGCTCTTGCCCCAGACCGACCGGATGACCCAGCTCGCGCTGGCCGCCGCCGACTGGGCGCTGGCCGACGCCGCGATCTCACCGACCGAGCAGCCCTCCTTCGACATGGGGGTGATCACGGCGAGCTTCTCTGGCGGCTTCGCATTCGGACAGAACGAGTTGGAGAGCCTCTGGCGTAGAGGAAGCCAGTACGTGAGCGCGTACCAATCCTTCGCGTGGTTCTACGCCGTCAACAGCGGGCAGATCTCGATTCGGAACGGCATGAAAGGGCCGAGCGGGGTAGTCGTCAGCGACGAGGCCGGCGGGCTCGACGCGGTCGCCCAGGGGAGACGACAGGTCCGGAAAGGGACGCAGGTGGTACTCACCGGCGCCGTCGACGCGACGATCTGCCCCTGGGGCTGGGTGGCCCTCCAGACCAGCGGCCGGCTCAGCACTAGCGACGATCCGGCACGTGCCTACCGCCCGTTCGACCGGGACTCGTCCGGCCACGTTCCCGGCGAGGGTGGCGCGCTGCTAGTGCTGGAGCCGAGCGAGTCGGCGAAGCGGCGGGGCACCAAGGTCTACGGCGCGATAGCCGGTTACGCCGCCACCTTTGATCCGCCCCCGACCTCCGCGCGGGAACCGGGGCTTCGCAGGGCAATCGAGCTCGCGCTCGACGACGCCAACGTCGAGGCTACCGACGTGGATGCGGTCTTCGCTGACGCAGCTGGGGAGCCGTACCTAGACCAAGTGGAGGCCGCCGCGCTGCGGGCGGTATTCGGCCCGCACGGTGTCCCGGTGACGGCACCGAAGACAATGACCGGCCGGCTCTACTCCGGCGGAGCCCCGCTCGACCTGGTAACCGCGCTCCTCGCACTTGACGAAGAGCTCATTCCGCCAACGGTCAACGTGGCCCCGTCGCCAGAGTACGAACTTGACCTGGTCGTCGCGGCCCGGACGACCCCGCTACGGACGTTGCTGATCCTGGCTCGCGGATACGGCGGGTTCAACTCAGCGATGGTGGTGAGCCGCCACCCATGA
- a CDS encoding beta-ketoacyl-[acyl-carrier-protein] synthase family protein — protein sequence MTGRRVAITGVEVLAPGGIGTKAFWDLLTEGRTATRLITFFDPTPFRSRVAAEIDFIAEDHGLSPQEVRRMDRAAQFAVVAAHGAVADSGVDLAQVDPYRLGVTVGTAVGATVGLDREYRVVSDGGRLQLVDQAYAVPHLYNYLVPSSFAAEVAWRVGAQGPTTVVSTGCTSGIDSVGYAADLIREGAVDIMVAGSTDAPISPITMACFDAIKATTPRCDDPGTASRPFDGTRNGFVIGEGAAVFVLEELDRAMARGANLYGEIAGYATRSNAYHMTGLRPDGVEMAEAIRVALQEARMNIDEIDYINAHGSGTRQNDRHETEAFKRSLGDHAYRTPVSSIKSMVGHSLGAIGSIEIAASILAMEHGVVPPTANLHTPDPHCDLDYVPVTARSHATDAVLTVGSGFGGFQSAMVLARPDRRKP from the coding sequence ATGACCGGACGGAGGGTCGCCATCACCGGGGTCGAAGTGCTCGCGCCCGGTGGCATCGGCACGAAGGCGTTCTGGGACCTCCTCACCGAGGGGCGCACCGCCACCCGGCTCATCACGTTCTTCGATCCAACACCGTTCCGGTCGCGGGTCGCCGCCGAGATCGACTTCATAGCAGAGGATCACGGTCTCAGCCCACAGGAAGTCCGCCGCATGGACCGGGCCGCGCAGTTTGCGGTGGTCGCCGCCCATGGCGCGGTGGCCGACAGCGGGGTCGACCTGGCTCAGGTCGACCCGTACCGGCTCGGCGTGACGGTCGGCACCGCGGTCGGCGCGACCGTCGGGCTGGACCGGGAGTACCGGGTGGTCAGCGACGGTGGCCGGCTACAACTAGTAGACCAGGCCTACGCCGTGCCCCACTTGTACAACTACCTGGTCCCGAGTTCGTTCGCGGCTGAGGTCGCCTGGCGGGTCGGAGCACAGGGACCCACCACCGTCGTCTCCACCGGCTGCACCTCCGGAATCGACTCCGTCGGTTACGCCGCCGACCTTATCCGGGAGGGGGCCGTCGACATCATGGTTGCCGGCTCGACCGACGCCCCGATCTCGCCGATCACGATGGCCTGTTTCGACGCGATCAAGGCGACAACTCCACGGTGCGACGACCCGGGTACGGCATCGCGGCCATTCGACGGCACCCGCAACGGATTCGTGATCGGCGAGGGCGCCGCGGTCTTCGTCCTAGAGGAGTTGGACCGCGCGATGGCACGCGGCGCCAACCTGTACGGAGAGATCGCGGGCTACGCCACCCGCAGCAACGCCTACCACATGACTGGTCTCCGCCCGGACGGTGTCGAGATGGCCGAAGCGATCCGGGTCGCGCTCCAGGAGGCGCGAATGAACATCGACGAGATCGACTACATCAACGCGCACGGATCCGGTACCAGACAGAACGACCGGCACGAGACCGAAGCGTTCAAGCGCAGCCTAGGGGACCACGCTTACCGCACTCCGGTCAGCTCGATCAAGTCGATGGTGGGTCACTCGCTCGGCGCCATCGGCTCGATCGAGATCGCCGCCTCCATCCTGGCGATGGAGCATGGCGTGGTCCCGCCGACCGCCAACCTCCACACGCCGGATCCCCACTGTGACCTCGACTACGTCCCGGTCACCGCCCGGAGTCACGCCACCGACGCCGTCCTCACCGTCGGCAGCGGGTTCGGGGGGTTCCAGAGCGCGATGGTCCTCGCCCGGCCGGATCGGCGGAAGCCATGA
- a CDS encoding aromatase/cyclase — translation MSTSPHREVEHEIVIAAPASKVYRLIAEVENWPQLFPPTIFVDHIERSDRSERIRIWALANGQAKTWTSRRELDPTSLRITFRQEVSAHPVAAMGGAWYFEALTPDETRVRLLHDYRAVNDEPTDLAWIDEAVDRNSQAELVALKSIAETAEETAELTFAFTDTVQVDGSVKDVFDFINQAERWTERLPHVAAVTLAEEQPGVQTLEMTTRAKNGSTHLTKSYRVTFPHQRIAYKQVTLPALLAVHTGIWTFTENGSGVAASSQHTVVLNPTNIAHVLGPDADVAQARSYVRNALSSNSLATLEHARTYAEQHR, via the coding sequence ATGTCCACGTCACCTCACCGCGAGGTTGAGCACGAGATCGTCATCGCCGCGCCGGCCAGTAAGGTCTACCGCTTGATCGCCGAGGTAGAGAACTGGCCACAACTCTTTCCACCTACGATCTTCGTGGATCATATCGAACGCAGCGACCGCAGTGAGCGGATCCGTATCTGGGCGCTCGCCAACGGCCAGGCGAAGACCTGGACCTCCCGCCGGGAGTTGGACCCGACGAGCCTGCGGATCACCTTCCGACAGGAGGTTTCGGCGCACCCGGTCGCCGCTATGGGCGGTGCCTGGTATTTCGAAGCCCTCACGCCCGACGAGACCAGGGTTCGGCTACTCCACGACTACCGGGCGGTCAACGATGAGCCGACCGACCTCGCGTGGATCGACGAAGCGGTCGACCGGAACTCACAGGCCGAGTTGGTCGCCCTCAAGAGTATCGCCGAGACCGCCGAGGAGACCGCCGAATTGACCTTCGCCTTCACCGACACAGTCCAGGTCGACGGCTCCGTAAAGGACGTCTTCGACTTCATCAACCAGGCCGAGCGATGGACTGAGCGATTGCCGCACGTCGCCGCGGTGACGCTCGCAGAGGAGCAACCCGGGGTGCAGACCCTGGAGATGACCACCCGGGCGAAGAATGGCTCCACCCACCTCACGAAGTCATACCGAGTGACCTTCCCGCATCAGCGGATCGCCTACAAGCAGGTAACCCTGCCGGCGCTGCTGGCCGTCCACACTGGCATCTGGACGTTCACCGAAAACGGGTCCGGGGTCGCCGCCTCATCCCAGCACACCGTGGTGCTCAACCCCACCAACATAGCCCACGTACTCGGACCGGACGCCGACGTGGCGCAGGCCCGCAGCTACGTACGCAACGCGTTGAGCAGCAACAGCCTCGCCACGCTCGAGCACGCCCGCACGTACGCTGAACAGCATCGCTAA
- a CDS encoding FAD-dependent monooxygenase — protein MDVQVVVVGAGPVGLLLAGELRLGGATVAVLERLVEPTVESRASTLHARTAEVLASRGLWERLGPAPHIPRGHFAGIPMDLTLPSRFAGQWKVPQTLTEEVLGDWALGLGAELYRGWTVRAVHDDGAGVTVEADTPDGVARLRTAYLVGCDGHESTVRRLIGADFPGWPATRELLRADVRGVAIPNRRFERHDRGLAVAARISEGTTRVMVYEHGRDVAERRPAPPEFTEVVAAWRRVTGEEIGGGEPVWVNAFDDAHRQLSQYRHGRVLFAGDAAHVQLPIGGQALNLGLQDAVNLGWKLAARVRRGAPAGLLDTYHAERHPVGRRTLTNIRAQATLLLGDRSVEPVRSLFAELVTIDATRRRLAGMVSGLDIRYRPSADEHYTVGDYLAELAQPDGRGLLLAVPGSPAATAAAPWREQVTVAPPPTAPVDAAAILVRPDGHVAWAGTSAEAAHTALYRWFGPPSHSRAHSRPVKEIS, from the coding sequence GTGGACGTCCAAGTCGTCGTCGTGGGAGCCGGTCCGGTCGGGTTGTTACTCGCGGGCGAGCTGCGGCTGGGGGGCGCTACCGTGGCCGTGCTGGAGCGGCTGGTCGAGCCGACCGTCGAGTCCCGTGCTTCGACGCTGCACGCCCGAACCGCCGAGGTGTTGGCGAGCCGCGGCCTGTGGGAGAGGCTCGGGCCCGCCCCGCACATACCGCGGGGACACTTCGCGGGCATCCCGATGGATCTCACGCTCCCCAGCCGGTTCGCCGGTCAGTGGAAGGTTCCGCAGACCCTCACCGAGGAGGTACTGGGTGACTGGGCGCTCGGGCTCGGCGCGGAGCTGTATCGAGGCTGGACGGTCCGGGCGGTGCACGACGACGGCGCGGGGGTGACGGTCGAGGCGGACACCCCGGACGGGGTAGCCCGGCTGCGCACCGCGTATCTGGTCGGGTGCGATGGCCACGAGAGCACGGTCCGCCGGCTCATCGGAGCGGATTTCCCCGGCTGGCCAGCCACCCGCGAGCTACTGCGCGCCGACGTGCGGGGAGTGGCGATTCCGAACCGGCGGTTCGAGCGACACGACCGCGGGTTAGCCGTGGCCGCCCGTATCTCGGAGGGGACCACCCGGGTGATGGTCTACGAGCACGGCCGTGACGTCGCCGAGCGGCGGCCGGCCCCGCCCGAGTTCACCGAAGTCGTCGCGGCTTGGCGGCGGGTGACCGGCGAGGAGATCGGTGGCGGCGAACCGGTGTGGGTGAACGCGTTCGACGACGCTCACCGACAGCTGTCCCAGTACCGACACGGCCGGGTGCTGTTCGCCGGTGACGCCGCCCACGTCCAGTTGCCGATCGGCGGCCAGGCCCTGAACCTGGGCCTGCAGGACGCGGTCAACCTGGGGTGGAAACTGGCGGCACGGGTCCGGCGCGGAGCACCAGCCGGGTTACTCGACACCTACCACGCGGAACGGCATCCGGTAGGGCGGCGGACGTTGACCAACATTCGCGCCCAAGCCACGCTCCTGCTCGGCGACCGTTCGGTGGAACCGGTCCGGTCGCTGTTCGCCGAACTGGTCACGATCGACGCCACCCGGCGCCGCCTCGCCGGAATGGTCAGCGGTCTCGACATCCGATACCGCCCCAGCGCTGACGAGCATTACACCGTCGGCGACTACCTGGCCGAGCTGGCGCAGCCGGACGGTCGCGGGCTACTGCTCGCCGTACCGGGGAGCCCCGCCGCGACCGCGGCGGCGCCGTGGCGGGAACAGGTCACGGTCGCGCCACCGCCCACTGCGCCGGTCGACGCGGCCGCGATCCTGGTGCGCCCGGATGGCCACGTCGCCTGGGCCGGCACGTCGGCCGAGGCGGCCCATACCGCCCTATACCGATGGTTCGGCCCTCCCAGCCACAGCCGAGCACACTCTCGCCCCGTTAAGGAGATCTCGTGA
- a CDS encoding TcmI family type II polyketide cyclase → MHSTLIVARMASGSDRAVSEIFADFDRTEMPTLMGTRRRQLFAYRGLYFHLQDFEAGDGATRIEQAKTDPRFVAISDDLRPHIQAYDPQTWRSPADAMATRFYHWEASA, encoded by the coding sequence ATGCACAGTACGCTGATCGTCGCACGGATGGCGTCGGGGTCCGACCGCGCCGTCTCCGAGATCTTCGCGGACTTCGACCGTACCGAGATGCCAACGCTCATGGGTACCCGCCGCCGGCAGTTGTTCGCCTACCGGGGTCTGTACTTCCATCTCCAGGACTTCGAGGCCGGCGACGGTGCGACTCGAATCGAACAGGCCAAGACCGACCCGCGGTTCGTCGCAATCAGTGACGACCTGCGGCCCCACATCCAAGCCTACGACCCGCAGACCTGGCGCTCGCCTGCGGATGCCATGGCTACCCGCTTCTACCACTGGGAAGCGTCGGCATGA
- a CDS encoding acetyl/propionyl/methylcrotonyl-CoA carboxylase subunit alpha produces MHKVLIANRGEIAVRLVRACADAGLASVAVYAAPDRDAPHVLAADTAYALGGDTPATSYLDIDAVLQAAVQTGADAIHPGYGFLSENADFAQAVLDAGHIWIGPPPAAIRALGDKVSARRIAKRVGAPLVPGTADPIDDPAAAVAFAHQHGLPIALKAAFGGGGRGLRVVHDIGAIPDLYAAAVREATGAFGRGECFVERFLDRPRHVETQCLADRFGNVVVISTRDCSLQRRHQKLVEEAPAPFLSQLQRDQLYTASKAILNEVGYIGAGTCEFLLAPDGTISFLEVNTRLQVEHPVTEEVTGIDLVGEQLRIAAGEALGYDDPPARGHSIEFRINAEDPGRGFLPAPGTVARIDAPTGPGVRFDCGVTSGSVIGPAWDSLLAKLIVTGMDRTHVLRRSARALAELRVDGIATTVPFHRAVVADQAFSGPDFDVHTRWIETEFGNQIDPFTAEAATADAGPVGYRDVVVEVGRRRIEVALPAELLDPPQPKPAHRPAAHRAAPASRRSNGGKPANTNGANGTGDTVVVPMQGTIVRVAVKEGQQVAAGDLLVVVEAMKMEQPINAPKAGTVSALDAEVGRVVSSDTGICEIKALP; encoded by the coding sequence GTGCACAAAGTGCTCATCGCCAACCGCGGCGAGATCGCGGTGCGGCTCGTCCGAGCCTGTGCCGACGCGGGGCTCGCCAGCGTAGCTGTCTACGCCGCGCCAGATCGGGACGCCCCCCATGTGCTGGCCGCCGACACGGCTTACGCATTGGGTGGCGATACCCCCGCCACAAGCTACCTCGACATCGACGCGGTGCTTCAAGCAGCAGTGCAGACCGGCGCGGACGCGATCCACCCGGGCTACGGCTTTCTGTCGGAGAACGCGGATTTCGCCCAGGCGGTGCTGGACGCCGGTCACATCTGGATCGGACCACCGCCGGCGGCGATTCGGGCGCTGGGCGACAAGGTCAGTGCCCGCCGGATCGCCAAGCGAGTCGGCGCCCCACTGGTGCCCGGGACGGCCGACCCTATCGATGACCCGGCGGCGGCGGTGGCGTTCGCGCACCAGCACGGCCTCCCGATCGCGCTCAAGGCGGCGTTCGGCGGGGGCGGTCGCGGGCTTCGGGTAGTCCACGACATCGGCGCTATTCCGGACCTCTACGCGGCTGCGGTACGAGAGGCGACCGGCGCCTTTGGCCGCGGCGAGTGCTTTGTCGAGCGCTTTCTGGATCGGCCACGCCACGTCGAGACTCAGTGCCTGGCAGACCGGTTCGGCAACGTGGTGGTGATCTCGACCCGCGACTGCTCGCTGCAGCGCCGCCACCAGAAACTGGTAGAGGAGGCACCCGCCCCGTTTCTTAGCCAGCTTCAGCGTGATCAGCTCTACACCGCCTCGAAGGCGATCCTCAACGAGGTCGGTTACATCGGAGCGGGCACCTGTGAGTTCCTACTTGCCCCGGACGGGACCATCTCGTTCCTTGAGGTCAACACCAGACTGCAGGTGGAGCACCCGGTTACCGAGGAGGTGACCGGGATCGACCTCGTCGGCGAGCAGCTGAGGATCGCCGCCGGCGAAGCGCTGGGGTATGACGATCCACCGGCCCGGGGTCACTCGATCGAGTTCCGGATCAATGCCGAGGACCCTGGACGAGGATTCCTGCCGGCCCCCGGCACGGTGGCACGGATCGACGCTCCGACCGGCCCGGGCGTACGGTTCGACTGTGGCGTGACGTCGGGTTCGGTCATCGGTCCGGCCTGGGATTCGTTGCTGGCCAAGCTCATCGTGACTGGCATGGACAGAACTCATGTGCTGCGCCGGTCGGCACGCGCCCTCGCCGAGCTACGGGTCGACGGTATCGCCACCACCGTGCCATTCCACCGCGCCGTCGTTGCTGACCAGGCGTTCAGCGGGCCGGACTTCGACGTCCATACGAGATGGATAGAGACTGAGTTCGGCAACCAGATCGACCCCTTCACCGCCGAGGCGGCGACCGCCGATGCGGGGCCGGTCGGTTACCGGGACGTGGTGGTCGAGGTCGGGCGCAGGCGGATCGAGGTCGCCCTACCGGCGGAGCTGCTCGATCCTCCGCAGCCGAAGCCAGCGCACCGGCCGGCCGCGCACCGCGCCGCCCCCGCGTCCCGGCGCAGCAACGGTGGGAAGCCGGCCAACACCAACGGCGCCAACGGCACCGGCGACACGGTCGTGGTGCCGATGCAGGGGACGATCGTCCGAGTCGCTGTCAAAGAAGGACAACAGGTCGCCGCGGGCGACCTACTCGTCGTCGTCGAGGCGATGAAGATGGAGCAACCGATCAACGCCCCCAAGGCCGGCACGGTCTCGGCCCTCGACGCCGAGGTCGGACGAGTGGTGAGTAGCGACACCGGCATCTGCGAGATCAAGGCGCTGCCGTAA
- a CDS encoding FAD-dependent monooxygenase gives MSTDVIIVGAGPTGLTLAGELSLAGCRVVIADQLPAPTGQSRGLGFTARTLETFDQRGILPRFGALETSPVGHFGGVQFDYTVLADCHFGARGIPQSQTEAVLEEWATGLGAQVRRSWELVTFAESGSEVRAGFRTPDGEQELAASYLVGCDGGHSAVRRLAGIDFPGTAATRGMYLADVTGCEIESRFLGDRLPNGMVMAAPLGEGVTRIIVCEHGTPATDRARDTSFAEVADAWQRITGESIHHGSASWVSSFTDATRQATEYRRGRILLAGDAAHIHLPAGGQGLSTGVLDAANLGWKLAATVAGWAPANLLDTYHDERHPAGARLLMNTRAQGMIFLGGEEADPLRELLTELLEDDDNKRYLAGLVSGLDIRYDVGPGDHPLLGRRIPPRRLRTADGETDTARLLHSGRGVLLDLADDVGARAIAAPWADRVTVATAREVTTATLGADTALIRPDGYVAWAGHDPKQLEIALQRWFGPPQEVRA, from the coding sequence GTGAGTACTGACGTCATCATCGTTGGCGCCGGCCCCACCGGCTTGACCCTTGCTGGAGAGCTTAGCCTCGCCGGTTGCCGGGTCGTCATCGCCGACCAGCTCCCCGCACCGACCGGGCAGTCCCGGGGACTGGGTTTCACCGCCCGGACCCTGGAGACCTTCGATCAGCGGGGCATCCTGCCGCGGTTCGGGGCACTGGAGACCAGCCCGGTCGGTCACTTCGGGGGTGTCCAATTCGACTACACAGTGCTGGCGGACTGCCACTTCGGCGCGCGCGGAATTCCGCAGTCGCAGACCGAGGCAGTGCTGGAGGAGTGGGCTACCGGGCTCGGCGCCCAGGTCCGCCGTAGCTGGGAGCTGGTGACCTTCGCCGAATCCGGTTCCGAGGTACGGGCCGGTTTCCGAACCCCCGACGGTGAGCAGGAGCTCGCCGCGTCGTACCTGGTGGGTTGCGACGGCGGGCACAGCGCCGTCCGGCGATTGGCCGGCATCGACTTCCCTGGTACGGCCGCAACCCGTGGCATGTACCTGGCCGATGTGACCGGCTGCGAGATCGAGTCCCGGTTCCTCGGCGACCGGTTGCCTAACGGCATGGTGATGGCGGCGCCGCTCGGCGAGGGCGTGACTCGGATCATCGTCTGCGAACACGGCACCCCGGCTACCGACCGGGCGCGGGACACCAGCTTCGCTGAGGTCGCGGACGCCTGGCAGCGGATCACCGGCGAGTCGATCCACCATGGATCAGCGAGCTGGGTCAGCTCGTTTACCGACGCGACCCGGCAGGCGACCGAGTACCGCCGAGGCCGGATCCTGCTCGCCGGTGACGCGGCGCACATCCACCTGCCGGCCGGCGGTCAAGGACTCAGCACCGGAGTGCTCGACGCGGCGAACCTCGGTTGGAAGCTCGCCGCCACCGTTGCCGGCTGGGCACCGGCGAACCTGCTCGACACCTACCACGACGAACGGCACCCCGCCGGGGCCAGGCTGCTGATGAACACTCGCGCCCAGGGCATGATCTTTCTCGGCGGTGAGGAGGCGGACCCGCTGCGCGAACTGCTCACCGAACTACTCGAGGACGACGACAACAAACGATACCTCGCCGGGCTGGTCAGCGGCCTGGACATCCGCTACGACGTAGGCCCTGGTGACCACCCGTTGCTGGGCCGGCGGATCCCACCACGGCGCCTGCGTACCGCCGACGGTGAGACCGACACTGCCCGACTGCTCCACTCCGGCCGTGGTGTCCTGCTCGACCTCGCCGACGATGTCGGTGCCCGCGCGATCGCTGCGCCCTGGGCGGATCGGGTAACCGTCGCCACCGCCCGCGAGGTCACCACCGCCACGCTCGGCGCAGACACTGCGCTGATCCGTCCGGACGGGTACGTCGCCTGGGCGGGCCACGACCCGAAACAGCTGGAGATCGCGCTGCAACGGTGGTTTGGCCCTCCCCAGGAGGTCCGCGCCTGA
- a CDS encoding acyl carrier protein, with protein sequence MSREISLSDLRLILREAAGADEGVDLDADILDTAFADLGYDSLALLEASSRIERQFSVSLEESMLAEAATPREFLDVVNAHLDSAR encoded by the coding sequence ATGTCCCGAGAAATCTCCCTATCCGATCTGCGGCTGATCCTCCGCGAGGCTGCCGGTGCCGACGAAGGCGTCGACCTCGACGCCGACATCCTGGACACCGCCTTCGCCGACCTGGGTTACGACTCGCTTGCCTTGCTAGAGGCCAGCAGTCGGATCGAGCGCCAGTTCTCGGTCTCGCTGGAAGAGTCCATGTTGGCCGAGGCGGCGACGCCCCGGGAATTCCTGGACGTCGTCAACGCTCACCTCGACTCCGCACGCTAA
- the fabG gene encoding 3-oxoacyl-ACP reductase FabG, with amino-acid sequence MTSPEHRIALVTGATSGIGLAVARLLASQQYRVFIGARTPEAVAATVKDLRGQGGQVAGAPVDVRSDEDVSGFVGAAVDQFGTIDVLVNNAGRSGGGVTADIPTELWLDVIETNLNSVFRVSREVLNAGGMRSKQQGRIINIASTAGKQGVVLGAPYSASKHGVVGFTKALGNELAPTGITVNAVCPGYVETPMAQRVRQGYAGAYDTTEAEVFAKFVAKIPLGRYSTPEEVAGLVGYLASDQAASITSQALNVCGGLGNF; translated from the coding sequence ATGACCTCACCGGAGCATCGGATCGCATTGGTAACCGGCGCGACAAGCGGCATCGGCCTGGCCGTCGCGCGGTTGCTCGCCAGCCAGCAGTACCGGGTCTTCATCGGTGCCCGCACGCCGGAGGCGGTTGCCGCGACCGTCAAGGACCTCCGCGGACAGGGAGGGCAGGTAGCCGGGGCACCAGTTGATGTGCGCTCGGATGAGGATGTCTCGGGATTCGTCGGGGCCGCAGTCGACCAGTTCGGCACGATCGACGTACTCGTGAACAACGCCGGCCGCAGCGGTGGCGGGGTGACCGCGGACATTCCAACCGAGCTGTGGCTCGACGTGATCGAGACCAACTTGAACAGCGTCTTCCGGGTCAGCCGGGAGGTACTCAACGCCGGTGGCATGCGGTCCAAGCAGCAGGGCCGGATCATCAACATCGCCTCCACCGCCGGCAAACAAGGCGTCGTCCTCGGGGCCCCCTACTCAGCCTCGAAGCACGGCGTAGTCGGATTTACCAAAGCGCTGGGCAACGAGCTGGCACCGACCGGCATCACGGTCAACGCCGTGTGCCCCGGCTATGTCGAGACGCCCATGGCACAGCGGGTCCGCCAGGGGTATGCCGGCGCCTACGACACCACCGAGGCGGAGGTCTTCGCGAAGTTCGTCGCCAAGATCCCCCTTGGCCGCTACTCCACCCCGGAGGAGGTCGCCGGCCTGGTCGGTTACCTCGCTTCCGACCAGGCGGCATCGATCACCTCGCAAGCACTGAACGTCTGCGGGGGACTCGGCAACTTCTGA